One window of Candidatus Omnitrophota bacterium genomic DNA carries:
- a CDS encoding PP2C family protein-serine/threonine phosphatase has protein sequence MISKKSGNMKWPGGLFRSFRTKLMLALVGAVLLSGILSNFIVYEHSLASQFKFLRGILTVITQTVALSVDPAVLEMIPAEREGIYSPQYKIVEEKLSNIRKIIPAISYIYVLKKTDRPGILKFVIDIRSGGTGQEKRAPASHGDEYDASGFPEMLEGFNAPSADKKITSDEWGASISAYAPIRRPDGTTAAILGLDMSASDLAVIQKEVRKRAAAVLALAVFFAVVLGIPMSARVTGPIKKLAEGTRHVAEGDLYYEVGIKGGDEIAGLAESFNIMSRRLKKYIGELERTTAEKERLLKELEIAKDIQQSFLPLSAPVINGYDIAASTFPARIVGGDFYDFIPVEKEKWGITVADVSGKGMPAALFMALCRTVLRASTIGKLSIADAIVKANQLIVEDSRTNLFVTLFYALLDSKNNRLEYVNAGHNPPLLIREAKNDIVLLKAQGIPLGLFPQTSISTAEIGLESGDVLAIYTDGVVEALNGNNEQFGTERLSRSVTENRSLPPRAIIEKIQDELKSFTGDEPQFDDITLMVLKVI, from the coding sequence GTGATCTCGAAAAAGAGCGGGAATATGAAATGGCCGGGCGGCCTATTCAGGAGTTTTCGCACAAAACTTATGCTCGCCCTGGTAGGGGCAGTCCTCCTCTCGGGTATATTGAGCAATTTTATCGTATATGAGCACTCGCTCGCCTCCCAATTCAAATTCCTCCGCGGCATCCTGACGGTCATAACACAGACAGTCGCCCTGTCGGTGGACCCAGCAGTGCTTGAGATGATCCCGGCTGAGAGGGAGGGGATATATAGCCCCCAGTACAAAATAGTAGAAGAGAAGCTCTCGAATATCAGGAAGATCATCCCCGCCATCTCGTATATATATGTGCTTAAGAAGACGGACCGTCCGGGCATACTTAAATTCGTGATAGATATCAGGTCGGGCGGGACCGGCCAGGAGAAGAGGGCGCCGGCTTCCCACGGGGATGAATACGACGCGTCCGGTTTCCCGGAGATGCTCGAGGGTTTTAACGCCCCTTCGGCAGATAAGAAGATAACGTCCGACGAGTGGGGTGCGTCCATTTCCGCGTACGCCCCCATTCGACGCCCGGACGGCACGACCGCGGCCATCCTGGGGCTTGACATGTCCGCCTCGGACCTTGCCGTCATCCAGAAAGAGGTCAGGAAGAGGGCGGCGGCGGTCCTGGCCCTGGCGGTCTTTTTCGCCGTAGTCCTGGGGATACCGATGTCGGCAAGGGTCACGGGCCCTATAAAAAAACTGGCGGAGGGCACAAGGCATGTGGCGGAAGGGGACCTCTATTATGAAGTCGGGATAAAGGGCGGTGATGAGATAGCCGGTCTGGCAGAGTCCTTCAATATCATGTCCCGGCGCCTGAAAAAATACATCGGAGAGCTGGAACGCACGACCGCCGAAAAAGAGCGCCTTCTCAAAGAGCTGGAGATAGCCAAAGATATCCAGCAGAGCTTCCTTCCCCTCTCGGCTCCCGTCATAAACGGGTACGATATAGCGGCCTCGACATTCCCCGCGCGGATAGTCGGGGGAGATTTTTATGATTTCATACCGGTAGAAAAGGAGAAGTGGGGCATAACGGTGGCGGACGTATCCGGGAAGGGCATGCCCGCAGCCCTCTTCATGGCCCTCTGCAGGACGGTCCTCAGGGCAAGCACCATAGGAAAACTCTCCATAGCGGATGCCATAGTCAAGGCGAACCAGCTGATAGTAGAGGATAGCAGGACGAACCTTTTCGTAACGCTCTTTTACGCGCTCCTCGATTCGAAGAATAACCGCCTCGAGTACGTGAACGCAGGCCATAACCCGCCGCTTCTTATAAGGGAGGCGAAGAACGATATCGTCTTATTGAAAGCGCAGGGGATCCCTCTCGGGCTCTTCCCGCAGACGAGCATCTCTACGGCAGAGATAGGGCTCGAAAGCGGCGATGTGCTCGCGATATATACGGACGGTGTGGTCGAGGCCCTGAACGGTAATAATGAACAGTTCGGGACGGAGCGGCTTTCGAGGTCGGTCACCGAGAACCGCTCCCTTCCGCCGCGCGCTATAATCGAAAAGATACAGGATGAGCTTAAGTCCTTCACGGGAGACGAGCCGCAATTTGACGATATAACCCTGATGGTGCTGAAGGTCATTTAG